From the genome of Rhizobium leguminosarum, one region includes:
- the tnpA gene encoding IS66-like element accessory protein TnpA: MARMEIMSGTERRRRWSDEAKLRILTEADQPGVRIGDVARRHDIHPGQIRLWRQSFSYVGRPAMFLPVEITEEVSATQAPDTPPTPAVIEISLRNGRCLRVPADVELRMLGSLIACVEAA; this comes from the coding sequence ATGGCTCGCATGGAGATCATGTCCGGCACTGAGCGTAGGCGGCGCTGGTCGGATGAGGCGAAACTGAGGATATTGACAGAAGCGGATCAACCTGGTGTTCGCATTGGTGATGTGGCTCGCCGGCATGACATTCATCCTGGCCAGATCCGTTTGTGGCGACAGTCCTTCAGCTATGTCGGTCGACCAGCGATGTTCCTTCCGGTGGAAATCACCGAGGAGGTGAGCGCTACCCAGGCACCTGACACGCCACCGACGCCAGCGGTCATCGAGATCTCGCTACGAAACGGTCGGTGCTTGAGGGTTCCGGCTGACGTGGAGCTAAGGATGCTCGGGTCGTTGATCGCTTGCGTGGAGGCGGCATGA
- the tnpB gene encoding IS66 family insertion sequence element accessory protein TnpB translates to MIGPSGNVRVYLACGVTDMRRGIDGLSALVEAAIKEAPGSGAIFGFRGKRAQCAS, encoded by the coding sequence ATGATCGGGCCTTCCGGGAATGTCCGGGTCTATCTTGCCTGCGGAGTGACCGACATGCGGCGTGGAATTGATGGACTGTCGGCGTTGGTCGAGGCGGCTATTAAGGAGGCGCCAGGTTCCGGCGCGATCTTCGGCTTCCGCGGAAAACGGGCACAGTGCGCTTCATAA